A single Methanomassiliicoccales archaeon DNA region contains:
- a CDS encoding cation-transporting P-type ATPase — translation MVSWHSVDEEAVLKDLLTDKEKGISSEEAKKRLREYGPNRFFQVKKISFFVILREEIVEPMILLLLFIGVLYSILGSLADAATIIVIIIILVITEVYNEYRAKKSILSLKELSSPVAEVVRDGRPMVAKTEDLVPGDIMLLRTGERVPADARLLVSLGIEADESSLTGESFPVQKSPGKLEGSTDLADRNNMVFSGTVVTRGEGRAVIVATGVQAEIGKIGKIVEEIRDPRTPLQLEMKALAKFLVWVALTFSILVPVLGIIRGSIPINDYSQMILTGLSLAFATIPEELPIVITMVLAVGALALSRKHAMVKKLRAAETLGSVTVIATDKTGTITQNKMRLESFYLDGKVISSKDLTSADPQIIDAALLASGVIRDGAVGNSYRNPMAQALTEVDPSKRVEELSNRWNLVDEVTFDNLRKMATYIYDIQGRERMFSSGASEVLLGRSSYAMELGREVPLTDGLRKEITEKAEEMARSGQRVIAFAYRDLKDKRDRDETGLVFAAMAGFFDPPREEARSSIQSCRDAGIRVLMVTGDHPRTAQAVAAQVGIDSESVLTGSDIDGMDDNDLKEALARTSVFARTSPEHKARIVRLLKDRGEIVAVTGDGINDAPALKEAHIGIAMGTRSTDIAKESADMVLTDDNFATIQTAVGEGRKMFDNLSKGVRYYLACKAALVAAFLLPIGLGVPLPFSPVQIIMLELFMDLGASAAFVAERAEGDVMKRKPRDPKHEFMDRKMVGSIAVGAISLFAAVSAAYLYTWYTDGNLAVSQTVAFSTWLLGHIFLAFNMRSTSEPLAHMGYTSNRVMLLWAMAALVMLLIAVPLPFLHETLRLQSISAAQWGLVIVAAFIATFWMEARKLIVSRKGTIS, via the coding sequence CATCGGTGTCCTTTACAGCATCCTCGGCAGTCTGGCGGATGCTGCCACCATCATAGTCATCATAATCATACTGGTCATCACCGAGGTCTATAACGAGTACAGGGCCAAGAAATCTATCCTGTCACTGAAGGAGCTGTCCTCGCCGGTAGCCGAAGTGGTGCGGGACGGAAGACCGATGGTGGCGAAGACCGAGGACCTGGTCCCGGGCGACATCATGCTCCTGAGGACGGGAGAGAGGGTGCCGGCGGATGCCAGGCTCCTGGTGTCCTTGGGAATCGAGGCGGACGAATCGTCGCTGACCGGTGAATCGTTCCCGGTACAGAAATCCCCTGGCAAGCTAGAGGGATCAACCGATCTGGCCGACCGGAACAATATGGTATTCTCCGGGACCGTCGTGACCAGAGGGGAAGGGAGGGCGGTCATCGTGGCCACCGGTGTCCAGGCAGAAATAGGTAAGATCGGCAAGATAGTGGAAGAGATCCGGGATCCCAGGACGCCCCTTCAATTGGAGATGAAGGCGCTCGCCAAGTTCCTGGTGTGGGTGGCATTGACCTTCTCGATATTGGTCCCGGTGCTGGGCATCATCCGCGGGAGCATACCGATAAACGACTACAGCCAGATGATCCTTACTGGCCTGTCCCTGGCCTTCGCCACGATACCGGAGGAGTTGCCTATCGTCATCACCATGGTGCTGGCCGTCGGAGCCCTGGCCCTTTCCCGGAAGCACGCCATGGTTAAGAAGCTTAGGGCAGCGGAGACCCTCGGTTCCGTGACGGTGATCGCCACGGACAAGACCGGGACCATCACCCAGAACAAGATGCGTCTGGAATCGTTCTACCTCGACGGCAAGGTGATTTCGTCGAAGGACCTGACCTCCGCTGACCCTCAGATCATTGATGCGGCCCTGCTAGCTTCCGGCGTGATAAGGGATGGTGCGGTGGGAAATTCCTATCGCAACCCCATGGCCCAGGCACTGACCGAGGTCGACCCTTCCAAGCGCGTCGAAGAACTTAGCAATAGATGGAATCTGGTTGACGAGGTCACCTTCGACAACTTGAGGAAGATGGCCACCTATATCTATGACATCCAGGGAAGGGAGAGGATGTTCTCCTCCGGAGCATCGGAGGTCCTGCTGGGCCGCTCGTCGTACGCGATGGAACTGGGAAGGGAAGTGCCCCTGACGGACGGTCTAAGGAAGGAGATCACGGAAAAGGCCGAGGAGATGGCCAGATCCGGACAGCGTGTGATCGCCTTTGCCTACCGGGACCTGAAGGACAAGAGGGACCGGGACGAGACCGGTCTTGTCTTTGCCGCCATGGCTGGCTTCTTCGACCCTCCCCGGGAGGAGGCCAGGTCATCCATCCAGAGCTGCCGGGATGCCGGCATCCGGGTATTGATGGTCACGGGGGATCACCCGCGGACCGCCCAGGCCGTGGCGGCGCAGGTTGGGATCGACTCCGAGAGCGTTCTCACCGGTTCCGATATCGACGGCATGGATGACAATGACCTCAAGGAGGCTTTGGCAAGGACGTCGGTGTTCGCCCGGACCTCCCCGGAGCACAAGGCCAGGATCGTAAGGTTGCTCAAGGACAGGGGAGAGATAGTGGCGGTTACCGGCGACGGCATCAACGACGCCCCGGCACTGAAGGAGGCGCACATAGGGATCGCCATGGGCACCCGCTCCACCGACATCGCCAAGGAGAGCGCCGACATGGTCCTCACCGATGACAACTTCGCCACCATCCAGACCGCGGTTGGCGAAGGGCGGAAGATGTTCGACAACCTGAGCAAGGGGGTAAGATATTACCTGGCATGCAAGGCCGCCCTGGTAGCGGCGTTCCTTCTGCCGATCGGATTGGGCGTCCCCCTTCCCTTCTCGCCGGTGCAGATCATCATGCTGGAACTGTTCATGGACCTGGGCGCGTCGGCGGCATTCGTGGCGGAGAGGGCGGAAGGGGATGTGATGAAACGAAAGCCCCGCGATCCAAAGCATGAGTTCATGGACAGGAAAATGGTGGGAAGCATCGCAGTAGGGGCGATCAGCCTGTTCGCGGCGGTGAGCGCCGCCTACCTATACACCTGGTATACGGACGGCAACCTGGCGGTCTCGCAGACCGTGGCGTTCTCCACCTGGCTGTTGGGGCACATATTCCTGGCGTTCAACATGCGCTCAACGAGCGAACCGCTGGCACATATGGGCTACACCAGCAACCGTGTGATGCTGTTGTGGGCGATGGCAGCCTTGGTCATGCTGTTGATAGCCGTTCCGCTGCCTTTCCTGCACGAGACCCTAAGATTGCAGAGCATCAGTGCGGCACAGTGGGGTCTGGTGATAGTGGCGGCCTTCATCGCCACCTTCTGGATGGAGGCGAGAAAGCTGATCGTATCGAGAAAGGGAACCATATCATGA